The Hyphomonadaceae bacterium ML37 genome includes a region encoding these proteins:
- a CDS encoding response regulator — protein MTKDAAGARVLLVEDDEQDAFLFSKMLREEAGAARIDRALEGAGALAQLQSGPAPDCIVLDLNLTGEDGLWLLDRLLDDEALARIPVIVFSGDVARLQRASSSFPNVVSSVRKPETMEQYRAALAIVGAILKAAVR, from the coding sequence ATGACCAAGGACGCAGCCGGAGCCCGCGTGCTCCTGGTCGAAGATGACGAGCAGGACGCGTTTCTGTTCTCCAAAATGCTGCGCGAGGAGGCCGGCGCAGCGCGCATCGACCGGGCGCTGGAAGGCGCCGGGGCGCTGGCCCAGCTGCAGTCCGGCCCGGCGCCCGACTGCATTGTGCTGGACCTCAACCTGACCGGCGAGGACGGGCTCTGGCTGCTGGACCGTCTGCTGGACGACGAGGCGCTGGCGCGCATTCCGGTGATCGTGTTTTCAGGCGATGTGGCGCGCCTGCAGCGCGCCTCCTCCAGCTTCCCCAACGTGGTTTCTTCGGTGCGCAAGCCCGAGACCATGGAGCAATACCGCGCTGCGCTGGCCATTGTCGGCGCGATCCTGAAAGCGGCGGTGCGCTGA
- a CDS encoding YciI family protein: MLFAVTCTDRAGALSVRLEHRAAHLAWAGAAHSPVKMGGPLLDGEGQPAGSLLIVEAEDGEQLRAILKDDPYARADLFADVVWMPFKWTLKAPEGLT, translated from the coding sequence ATGCTGTTCGCCGTCACCTGCACAGATCGAGCTGGCGCGCTGAGCGTGCGCCTGGAGCATCGCGCGGCCCATCTGGCCTGGGCGGGCGCCGCGCATTCGCCGGTGAAAATGGGTGGGCCACTGCTGGACGGCGAAGGCCAGCCCGCCGGCTCGCTGCTGATCGTGGAAGCCGAGGACGGCGAGCAGCTGCGCGCCATCCTGAAAGACGACCCCTACGCCAGAGCGGATCTGTTCGCCGACGTGGTGTGGATGCCGTTCAAATGGACGCTGAAAGCGCCCGAGGGCCTGACGTGA
- the mnmH gene encoding tRNA 2-selenouridine(34) synthase MnmH → MTRVAPETLGEFKALGCDEIIDVRSPGEFAEDHMPGALSLPVLDDAERARVGTIYVQEDPFLARKIGAALVARNTADHIENVLSYRPGGWRPLVYCWRGGQRSRAFATILSEIGWRVSVLDGGYQRYRRAVRQRVYDAPFPAPLILIDGDTGAAKTAVLDRVRALGGQVIDLEGLAHHRGSLFGALTAPQPSQKAFESALAAAIDALDPARPVLVEAESSKIGARILPPALWSAMADAPRLVISAPLEARAAYLARAYGDIADDPARLDDLISRLQPFHAKALISEWRTLAADGALEALAASLMEEHYDPRYARQRERFEPHVRGRFEAQRLDGENLDALARAVLAAMGG, encoded by the coding sequence GTGACGCGCGTGGCGCCGGAGACCCTCGGCGAGTTCAAGGCGCTGGGCTGCGACGAGATCATCGATGTGCGCTCGCCGGGCGAGTTTGCCGAAGATCACATGCCCGGCGCGCTGAGCCTGCCGGTGCTGGACGATGCCGAGCGGGCTCGGGTGGGCACGATTTATGTGCAGGAAGACCCGTTCCTGGCGCGCAAGATCGGCGCGGCGCTGGTGGCGCGCAATACGGCGGACCATATCGAAAACGTGTTGTCATACCGTCCCGGCGGCTGGCGCCCGCTGGTCTATTGCTGGCGCGGCGGCCAGCGCTCGCGCGCCTTCGCGACCATATTGTCGGAGATCGGCTGGCGGGTCAGCGTGCTCGACGGCGGGTATCAGCGCTATCGCCGCGCCGTCCGCCAGCGCGTCTATGACGCGCCCTTCCCGGCGCCGCTGATCCTCATCGACGGCGATACCGGCGCGGCCAAGACAGCGGTGCTGGATCGGGTGCGGGCGCTGGGCGGGCAGGTGATTGATCTGGAGGGCCTCGCCCATCATCGCGGCTCGCTGTTCGGCGCCCTCACCGCGCCCCAGCCGAGCCAGAAAGCCTTTGAAAGCGCGCTCGCCGCCGCCATCGACGCGCTGGACCCGGCCCGGCCCGTGCTGGTGGAAGCCGAATCCAGCAAGATCGGCGCGCGCATCCTGCCCCCCGCCCTGTGGAGCGCCATGGCCGATGCGCCGCGCCTCGTCATCAGCGCCCCGCTGGAGGCCCGCGCCGCCTATCTCGCCCGCGCCTATGGCGATATCGCCGATGATCCCGCGCGGCTCGACGATCTCATCTCCCGCCTGCAACCCTTCCACGCCAAGGCGCTGATCAGTGAATGGCGCACCCTCGCCGCAGACGGCGCGCTGGAAGCCCTCGCCGCCAGTCTGATGGAAGAGCACTACGACCCGCGCTACGCCCGCCAGCGCGAACGGTTCGAGCCCCATGTGCGCGGGCGGTTCGAGGCGCAGAGGCTGGATGGGGAGAACCTGGACGCGCTGGCGCGGGCGGTGTTGGCGGCGATGGGGGGGTAG
- a CDS encoding tellurite resistance TerB family protein has product MIDFNRIVDALQNDPAARNATLAGGGGFAAGLATSMLMGGSGRKFLGKAAKYGAIAAVGGLAYHAWQNHQRNSAASAAASAPGAATLAPTHAIVDYEAAPAGTAFLPAPDDAAAQEALGQALVRAMIAAAKADGKIDPAEKTRIFERLSAMQLDSDAKAFVFDELNAPLDLNAVVAGAATPEMAAEIYAASLVAIECETPAEAAYLKLLAARLGLEASLVAEIHAAAGAPAPA; this is encoded by the coding sequence TTGATCGACTTCAATCGCATCGTCGACGCCCTGCAGAACGACCCTGCCGCGCGCAACGCCACCCTGGCGGGCGGAGGCGGGTTCGCCGCCGGCCTCGCCACCTCGATGCTGATGGGCGGCTCGGGCCGCAAATTCCTTGGCAAAGCCGCCAAATACGGCGCTATCGCCGCCGTGGGCGGGCTGGCCTATCACGCCTGGCAGAACCACCAGCGCAACTCTGCTGCGTCGGCAGCGGCATCGGCCCCGGGCGCGGCAACCTTGGCGCCAACGCACGCTATCGTCGACTATGAAGCCGCGCCCGCCGGAACCGCCTTCCTGCCCGCGCCGGACGATGCCGCCGCTCAGGAGGCGCTGGGCCAGGCCTTGGTGCGCGCCATGATCGCAGCGGCCAAGGCGGACGGAAAGATCGATCCGGCCGAGAAGACACGCATTTTCGAACGCCTGTCGGCGATGCAGCTGGATTCCGACGCCAAGGCCTTTGTCTTTGACGAGCTGAACGCCCCGCTGGACCTGAATGCCGTCGTCGCGGGCGCCGCCACGCCGGAAATGGCCGCCGAAATCTACGCCGCCTCGCTGGTGGCCATCGAATGCGAGACGCCCGCCGAAGCGGCCTATCTCAAACTGCTGGCGGCGCGGCTGGGCCTGGAGGCATCGCTCGTGGCGGAAATCCACGCGGCCGCAGGGGCGCCCGCGCCTGCTTGA
- the aroA gene encoding 3-phosphoshikimate 1-carboxyvinyltransferase, with product MTAASPPPAGPRTARPAKRLTGKLSAAPDKSVSHRALMFSALAAGTSRITNLLESADVMATARAVAALGADVRQDGPGAWTVTGHGRWSSPQAPLDLGNAGTGVRLLMGAAARFDLEAVFTGDASLSARPMARVLDPLAAMGARSESHNGRLPARLFGSSQLKPIDYAPPVASAQVKSAILLAGLGAHGETIVREAHATRGHTETMGLLYGADMDAARNGAGLTVRVRGGRVLTPHDLAVPGDPSSAAFAIAAALVTQGSAVTLTGVMDNPARSGLYAVLQDMGADLTITPAGACAGERLVDMSARSGMLTGIEIDESRAPSMIDEYPILAVIAAFAEGVTVMKGLAELRAKESDRLAASAALLAANVVKFELGEDYLVVHGCGADGVPGGGLVETRHDHRLAMSGLVMGLGAREAVTVDDVAMIATSYPGFFDDMARLGAQIA from the coding sequence ATGACAGCCGCCTCCCCGCCTCCCGCCGGACCGAGAACCGCCCGTCCCGCCAAGCGCTTGACCGGAAAACTGTCCGCTGCGCCGGACAAATCGGTGTCGCACCGCGCACTGATGTTTTCCGCACTGGCCGCCGGGACCAGCCGCATCACCAACCTTCTGGAGAGCGCCGACGTCATGGCCACAGCCCGCGCGGTCGCCGCCCTCGGCGCAGACGTGCGCCAGGACGGCCCCGGCGCCTGGACGGTCACGGGTCATGGCCGCTGGTCCAGCCCGCAAGCGCCGCTGGATCTGGGCAATGCGGGCACAGGCGTGCGCCTGCTCATGGGCGCGGCGGCGCGCTTTGATCTGGAAGCGGTGTTCACCGGAGACGCCAGCCTGTCAGCGCGGCCCATGGCCCGCGTGCTGGACCCGCTGGCGGCCATGGGGGCGCGCAGCGAATCACACAATGGCCGCCTGCCCGCGCGCCTGTTCGGCTCCAGCCAGCTGAAACCCATCGATTACGCGCCGCCCGTGGCCTCGGCCCAGGTCAAGAGCGCCATCCTACTGGCCGGGCTCGGCGCACACGGCGAGACCATTGTACGCGAGGCCCACGCCACGCGCGGCCATACCGAGACCATGGGGCTACTGTACGGGGCCGATATGGACGCCGCCCGCAACGGGGCCGGCCTGACCGTGCGGGTGCGCGGGGGACGGGTGCTGACGCCTCATGATCTGGCCGTGCCGGGCGATCCGTCCTCGGCTGCTTTCGCCATCGCGGCGGCGCTGGTGACCCAAGGCAGCGCGGTGACGCTTACCGGCGTCATGGATAATCCGGCGCGTTCTGGCCTCTACGCGGTGCTGCAGGACATGGGCGCAGACCTGACCATCACGCCGGCCGGCGCGTGCGCCGGGGAGCGCTTGGTGGATATGTCGGCGCGCTCGGGCATGCTGACAGGCATCGAGATCGATGAGAGCCGCGCGCCCTCCATGATCGACGAATATCCCATCCTGGCCGTGATCGCCGCCTTCGCTGAAGGCGTCACGGTGATGAAAGGGCTGGCCGAGCTGCGCGCCAAGGAAAGCGACCGCCTCGCCGCGTCCGCCGCCCTGCTCGCCGCCAATGTCGTCAAGTTCGAGCTGGGCGAGGATTATCTGGTGGTCCATGGCTGCGGCGCAGACGGCGTGCCCGGCGGCGGCCTTGTGGAGACCCGTCACGACCATCGCCTGGCCATGAGCGGGCTTGTGATGGGCCTTGGCGCCCGTGAAGCCGTCACGGTGGATGATGTGGCGATGATCGCCACCAGCTATCCGGGTTTCTTTGATGATATGGCCCGGCTGGGCGCGCAGATCGCCTGA
- the gyrB gene encoding DNA topoisomerase (ATP-hydrolyzing) subunit B, translating to MSENTNQEYGADSIKVLKGLDAVRKRPGMYIGDTDDGSGLHHMVYEVVDNAIDEALAGHCSQIVVTLHADGSASVTDDGRGVPTQIHTGEGVSAAQVIMTQLHAGGKFDQNSYKVSGGLHGVGVSVVNALSDWLDLTIWREGKEHFMRFRLGEPENGQDLQVVGDANGRKGTSVRFLPSEATFSEIVFDRARLHHRLRELAFLNSGVRILLRDEREAEPVEEVLQYDGGVAAFVKHLDRNRTPLFPEPVLIAGERDGVTVEAALQWNDGYHETMLCFTNTIPQRDGGTHLAGFRGALTRVINQYAATSGAATKAKVAITGDDAREGLTCVLSVKVPDPKFSSQTKDKLVSSEVRPAVEGAVFDTLSEWLEEHPGEAKAIVAKVVEAAAAREAARKARELTRRKSALDISSLPGKLADCQEKDPAKSELFIVEGDSAGGSAKQGRNRENQAVLPLRGKILNVERARFDKMLGSDQVGTLITALGAGIGRDQLDLDKLRYHKVVIMTDADVDGAHIRTLLLTFFYRQMPELIERGHLYIAQPPLYKVARGKSERYLTDQAEMDAFLIEEGAQDAVLAFASGESITGADLAARVKAARGVLLSLERLAARAPIFALEAAALSGALSTEAEPDAIDRAARRLAAMADEGEDGWTGRRAPEGAIVFEREVRGVTETLILDDRVLASPDARRLAERAAAVAEDYDGPAVFRQRGNETIIHSPAQLVHAVQASGAKGLKIQRYKGLGEMNPGQLWETTLDPDARSFLQVTIEEADTADELFSKLMGDVVEPRRDFIQEFALEAEVDA from the coding sequence ATGTCAGAAAACACGAATCAGGAATACGGCGCAGACTCCATCAAGGTCCTCAAGGGCCTCGACGCGGTGCGCAAACGGCCCGGCATGTATATCGGGGATACCGATGACGGTTCGGGCCTGCATCACATGGTCTATGAGGTGGTGGACAACGCCATCGACGAGGCCCTGGCCGGTCATTGCAGCCAGATCGTTGTGACGCTTCACGCCGACGGCTCGGCCAGCGTCACCGATGACGGGCGCGGCGTGCCGACCCAGATCCACACCGGCGAGGGTGTGTCGGCCGCGCAGGTCATCATGACCCAGCTGCACGCGGGCGGTAAGTTCGACCAGAATTCCTACAAGGTGTCCGGCGGCCTGCACGGCGTGGGCGTCTCGGTGGTCAACGCCCTGTCCGACTGGCTGGACCTGACCATCTGGCGCGAGGGCAAGGAGCACTTCATGCGCTTCCGGCTGGGCGAGCCGGAAAATGGCCAGGACTTGCAGGTCGTGGGCGACGCCAATGGCCGCAAGGGCACGTCCGTGCGCTTTCTGCCCAGCGAGGCGACCTTCTCCGAGATCGTGTTCGACCGTGCCCGCCTGCATCACCGCCTGCGCGAGCTGGCGTTCCTCAATTCCGGCGTACGCATCCTGCTGCGTGACGAGCGCGAGGCCGAGCCGGTCGAGGAAGTGCTGCAATATGATGGCGGCGTGGCCGCTTTCGTGAAGCATCTCGATCGCAACCGCACGCCGCTCTTCCCCGAGCCGGTGCTGATCGCAGGCGAGCGTGACGGCGTCACCGTGGAAGCTGCGCTGCAGTGGAATGACGGCTATCACGAGACCATGCTGTGCTTCACCAACACCATCCCCCAGCGCGATGGCGGCACACACCTGGCTGGTTTCCGCGGCGCCCTGACCCGGGTGATCAACCAGTATGCCGCCACCTCCGGCGCGGCGACCAAAGCCAAGGTGGCGATCACCGGCGATGATGCGCGCGAAGGGCTGACCTGCGTGCTGTCTGTGAAAGTCCCCGACCCGAAATTCTCAAGCCAGACCAAGGACAAGCTGGTCTCCAGCGAAGTGCGCCCCGCCGTTGAGGGCGCGGTGTTCGACACGCTGTCGGAATGGCTCGAAGAGCATCCGGGCGAGGCCAAGGCCATTGTCGCCAAGGTGGTCGAGGCCGCCGCCGCCCGCGAAGCGGCGCGCAAGGCGCGCGAGCTGACAAGGCGCAAGAGCGCGCTCGACATCTCCTCCCTGCCCGGCAAGCTCGCCGATTGTCAGGAAAAGGACCCGGCCAAGTCCGAACTGTTCATCGTGGAGGGTGATTCGGCCGGCGGCTCGGCCAAGCAGGGCCGCAATCGCGAGAACCAGGCCGTGCTGCCCCTGCGCGGCAAAATCCTCAACGTGGAGCGCGCCCGCTTTGACAAGATGCTGGGCTCGGACCAGGTCGGCACGCTGATCACGGCGCTGGGCGCGGGCATTGGCCGCGACCAGCTCGATCTGGACAAGCTGCGCTACCACAAGGTCGTGATCATGACCGACGCCGACGTGGACGGCGCGCATATCCGCACGCTGCTTCTGACCTTCTTCTACCGCCAGATGCCCGAGCTCATCGAGCGCGGCCATCTCTATATCGCCCAGCCGCCGCTCTACAAGGTCGCGCGGGGCAAGTCGGAACGCTACCTCACCGACCAGGCCGAAATGGACGCCTTCCTGATCGAGGAAGGCGCGCAGGACGCCGTGCTCGCGTTCGCCAGCGGCGAAAGCATCACCGGCGCCGATCTCGCCGCCCGGGTGAAAGCCGCCCGCGGCGTGCTCCTGTCGCTGGAGCGTCTGGCCGCGCGCGCGCCCATTTTCGCGCTGGAAGCCGCCGCCCTGTCCGGCGCCCTGTCCACCGAAGCCGAGCCCGACGCCATCGACCGGGCGGCCCGCCGCCTGGCGGCCATGGCCGATGAGGGCGAGGATGGCTGGACCGGCCGGCGCGCGCCCGAAGGCGCCATCGTGTTTGAACGCGAAGTGCGCGGCGTCACCGAGACGCTGATCCTCGATGACCGGGTGCTGGCCAGCCCCGACGCACGGCGCCTGGCCGAGCGGGCGGCGGCGGTGGCCGAGGACTATGACGGCCCGGCCGTGTTCCGCCAGCGCGGCAATGAAACCATCATCCACTCCCCCGCCCAACTGGTCCACGCGGTCCAGGCCTCGGGCGCCAAGGGGCTGAAAATCCAGCGCTACAAGGGTCTGGGCGAGATGAATCCCGGCCAGCTGTGGGAAACCACGCTGGACCCGGATGCGCGCTCCTTCCTCCAGGTCACCATCGAGGAAGCCGACACCGCCGACGAGCTGTTCTCCAAGCTCATGGGCGACGTGGTCGAACCCCGCCGCGACTTCATCCAGGAGTTTGCGCTGGAAGCGGAGGTGGATGCTTAG
- a CDS encoding Rieske (2Fe-2S) protein yields MSVTLPAPGTVLKALDAIPDPGGAPADYDAVPILIVRSGDTVRAYVNVCPHQGRPLCLPSGRTLVSEGRFIVCPFHGASFDLETGACVGGPAGKSVLTPAPVRVENGQVIAA; encoded by the coding sequence GTGAGTGTGACGCTGCCCGCGCCGGGCACAGTGCTCAAGGCGCTGGACGCCATCCCCGATCCCGGTGGCGCGCCCGCCGATTATGACGCCGTCCCGATCCTGATCGTGCGCTCAGGAGATACCGTGCGCGCCTATGTGAATGTCTGCCCCCATCAGGGCCGCCCGCTCTGCCTTCCATCGGGGCGAACTCTCGTGAGCGAGGGCCGTTTCATCGTTTGCCCGTTCCATGGCGCCAGCTTTGATCTGGAGACCGGCGCGTGCGTGGGCGGACCGGCGGGCAAATCGGTGCTGACCCCGGCCCCGGTGCGCGTCGAGAACGGTCAGGTCATCGCCGCCTGA
- the tilS gene encoding tRNA lysidine(34) synthetase TilS — MTSYAQRKAGGRDGLVLAAGFSGGGDSTALLIALRAAWPDAILHALIVDHRLRPDSAAEAGLAARRAQALGATPHILVWDAPRPGQGAARMARHRLMALACRRLGARVLCLGHTLDDRIETLRMRAARDGGGRTLAAMGPVSASPVWPEGRDLTIVRPLLALRRSGLRTALQRLKADWIEDPSNADRRHERVRVRQSPLSPAEEVALLDVGEAALALAAQRGAAAASLIDRACEDTPWGGVRMSPGALSDGDAAVRLRAVSAILTAVSGAAAEPGPELVRRFLAALDNQRAMTGAGVHLTPSGVMGRDPGAAGRADGAPRVAPLQLAPGETGVFDGRYEVTAACPIRLELLGARRPGLGEAAAPGVLRPGLILTETAAGPVLAGAEGVGRWLLRERERSLTLPPALPAWFDARDAQARADAALEIGPVQTHI; from the coding sequence GTGACGAGCTATGCTCAGCGCAAGGCCGGGGGCCGGGACGGGCTTGTCCTGGCGGCGGGATTTTCCGGAGGCGGGGATTCCACCGCGCTGCTGATTGCCCTTCGGGCGGCGTGGCCGGATGCCATCCTGCACGCCCTCATCGTCGATCACCGCCTGCGCCCGGACAGCGCCGCCGAGGCCGGGCTTGCCGCCCGGCGCGCACAGGCGCTCGGCGCGACCCCCCATATTCTCGTCTGGGATGCACCCCGGCCGGGTCAGGGTGCAGCCCGCATGGCCCGTCACCGGCTGATGGCGCTGGCCTGCCGGCGCCTGGGCGCGCGCGTCCTGTGCCTGGGCCATACGCTCGACGACCGGATCGAGACCTTGCGCATGCGCGCGGCGCGCGATGGCGGCGGGCGCACCCTCGCCGCCATGGGACCGGTCAGCGCCTCGCCGGTGTGGCCGGAGGGACGGGACCTGACGATCGTGCGGCCGCTGCTGGCGCTGCGCCGCAGCGGCTTGCGCACGGCGCTGCAGCGGCTGAAGGCGGACTGGATCGAGGACCCCTCCAACGCCGACCGCCGCCATGAGCGGGTAAGGGTGCGCCAGTCCCCGCTCAGCCCAGCAGAAGAGGTCGCCCTGCTGGACGTCGGCGAAGCGGCGCTCGCGCTGGCGGCGCAGAGAGGGGCCGCTGCGGCGTCCCTGATTGACCGGGCCTGCGAGGACACCCCATGGGGCGGCGTCCGGATGTCTCCCGGCGCACTGTCAGACGGGGACGCCGCTGTGCGCCTGCGCGCCGTGTCGGCCATCCTGACGGCTGTGTCCGGCGCCGCGGCGGAGCCCGGACCGGAACTGGTGCGGCGCTTTCTGGCGGCGCTGGACAATCAGCGCGCCATGACCGGGGCAGGCGTCCATCTCACGCCGTCGGGCGTCATGGGCCGCGACCCCGGCGCGGCGGGACGGGCGGACGGCGCGCCCCGTGTCGCGCCCCTGCAGCTTGCGCCCGGCGAGACAGGTGTGTTCGACGGCCGGTACGAGGTGACAGCGGCCTGTCCCATCCGCCTGGAGCTTCTGGGCGCGCGCCGGCCCGGGCTTGGCGAAGCGGCGGCGCCGGGCGTTCTGCGCCCGGGATTGATCCTGACCGAGACCGCCGCAGGCCCGGTTCTGGCGGGCGCTGAGGGCGTGGGACGATGGCTGCTACGCGAACGGGAGCGCAGTCTGACGCTTCCGCCCGCGCTCCCGGCGTGGTTTGATGCAAGAGACGCACAGGCGCGCGCAGACGCCGCACTGGAGATCGGGCCTGTGCAGACCCATATCTGA
- a CDS encoding DUF1150 domain-containing protein — protein sequence MNVSTDEATRDDAPTVYVRAIAGAEVMEAAAASDIRIAADDTLYAIHDATGQRMAVFSDRDAAFAAARWHGAEPVSVH from the coding sequence ATGAATGTTTCGACAGATGAAGCGACCCGCGACGATGCGCCGACGGTCTATGTGCGCGCCATCGCCGGCGCCGAGGTGATGGAGGCGGCGGCCGCCAGCGATATCCGCATCGCGGCGGACGACACGCTTTACGCCATCCATGATGCGACCGGTCAGCGCATGGCGGTGTTCTCCGACCGTGACGCGGCCTTCGCCGCCGCGCGCTGGCACGGGGCCGAGCCGGTGAGCGTGCACTGA
- a CDS encoding TIGR02300 family protein, with amino-acid sequence MPKTDLGVKRTCPETGKKFYDLGKDPIVSPFTGKEYPVAYFEEVIAKTPPKKAARPKPEPKEEVEDEDEDEDVEDAVEADEDEDEAEDDEPELDEEPIDLGEDEEDDDVAAPAKKAKAAPVDEDLDGFSEGEADLDDEDDDDTGILLDDDDDDLDDVVVGDDDDDDDL; translated from the coding sequence GTGCCCAAAACCGATCTCGGCGTGAAGCGCACCTGCCCGGAGACAGGCAAGAAATTCTACGATCTGGGCAAGGACCCGATCGTATCGCCCTTCACCGGCAAGGAATATCCGGTGGCGTATTTCGAGGAGGTGATCGCCAAGACACCCCCGAAAAAGGCCGCCCGCCCGAAGCCTGAGCCCAAGGAAGAGGTTGAGGACGAAGACGAGGACGAGGACGTCGAAGACGCCGTCGAGGCTGATGAGGACGAAGACGAGGCCGAAGACGACGAGCCCGAGCTGGACGAGGAGCCCATTGATCTGGGCGAGGACGAGGAGGATGACGACGTCGCCGCCCCGGCCAAGAAGGCCAAGGCCGCGCCCGTGGACGAAGACCTGGACGGCTTCTCCGAAGGCGAGGCCGACCTGGACGACGAGGATGATGACGACACCGGCATCCTCCTGGACGATGACGATGATGATCTCGACGATGTGGTCGTCGGCGACGACGATGATGACGACGATCTCTAA
- the folP gene encoding dihydropteroate synthase, with protein MITPFAPRSPARPLVMGVVNVTPDSFSDGGRFAGPDAACEHALTLMDQGADWLDIGGESTRPGAQPVSETEEMDRVLPVIEAVRAARPGALISIDTIKPGVAGAAIGAGASLWNDVSALRTDGALEMAAGLGRPVCLMHMQGEPRTMQDAPRYDDVVTDVARFLGQRAGAAMAAGVAREHILLDPGIGFGKTLAHNLALLGALEHFAGLGLPILVGASRKRFIAGIDPTATEPADRLGGSLAVALHAARAGVAMVRVHDVRETVQALDVQAAILDARQ; from the coding sequence ATGATCACCCCCTTCGCCCCCCGCTCCCCCGCCCGCCCTCTGGTGATGGGCGTGGTCAATGTGACGCCGGACAGCTTTTCCGATGGCGGGCGCTTTGCGGGCCCGGATGCGGCGTGCGAGCACGCCCTCACCCTCATGGATCAGGGCGCCGACTGGCTGGATATTGGCGGCGAGAGCACACGGCCCGGCGCGCAGCCCGTCAGCGAGACCGAGGAGATGGACCGGGTCCTGCCCGTCATCGAGGCGGTCCGCGCCGCGCGGCCGGGCGCCCTGATCTCCATCGACACCATCAAGCCCGGCGTAGCCGGCGCGGCCATCGGAGCGGGCGCCTCCCTGTGGAATGATGTCAGCGCGCTTCGCACGGACGGTGCGCTGGAGATGGCGGCGGGCCTCGGGCGCCCGGTCTGCCTCATGCACATGCAGGGCGAACCGCGCACCATGCAGGATGCGCCGCGCTATGACGATGTGGTCACCGATGTGGCGCGGTTTCTGGGCCAGCGCGCAGGCGCGGCCATGGCGGCCGGCGTGGCGCGCGAGCATATCCTGCTCGATCCCGGCATCGGGTTCGGCAAGACGCTGGCGCATAATCTGGCGCTCTTGGGCGCGCTGGAGCATTTCGCCGGGCTGGGCTTGCCCATCCTGGTGGGCGCCTCGCGCAAGCGCTTCATCGCCGGCATTGATCCGACTGCGACCGAACCCGCCGACCGGCTGGGCGGATCGCTGGCGGTGGCGCTGCACGCGGCGCGCGCCGGGGTGGCCATGGTACGCGTCCATGATGTGCGCGAGACGGTCCAGGCGCTGGACGTTCAGGCCGCGATCCTGGATGCACGCCAGTGA
- a CDS encoding LysE family translocator, which produces MTLASLAAFAGAILILFFTPGPGNLAMVARTLDAGSVHGWVYGAGIITGDIIWLTVAVFGLAAAAELASGQPALFLAARLIGAAILIWFAWGALRGFLKPKPAGATLPRVTGAGLAATYVAGVAMPMTNPKPIVFYLSLLPAFFDLSLVDAVSYGAMVAIMLAMYALTAAVHVGLAERARGWMASRGVKRWADLVTAVILAGVAVLLLAG; this is translated from the coding sequence ATGACGCTTGCCTCGCTCGCCGCCTTCGCCGGCGCCATCCTCATCCTGTTCTTCACACCGGGGCCGGGCAATCTGGCCATGGTGGCGCGCACGCTGGACGCGGGGTCCGTGCATGGCTGGGTCTATGGCGCGGGCATTATCACCGGCGACATTATCTGGCTGACCGTGGCGGTGTTCGGGCTGGCTGCCGCCGCGGAACTGGCGTCGGGACAGCCCGCCCTGTTTCTGGCGGCGCGCCTGATCGGGGCGGCGATCCTCATCTGGTTCGCCTGGGGGGCCTTGCGCGGATTTCTCAAACCCAAGCCTGCCGGCGCGACCCTGCCGCGCGTGACCGGGGCGGGGCTTGCCGCAACGTATGTGGCGGGCGTGGCCATGCCCATGACCAACCCCAAGCCCATCGTTTTCTATCTGTCTCTGCTGCCAGCCTTTTTCGACCTCAGCCTTGTGGATGCCGTCAGCTATGGCGCCATGGTGGCGATCATGCTGGCCATGTATGCCCTCACGGCGGCGGTGCATGTGGGACTGGCCGAACGGGCGCGCGGCTGGATGGCCTCGCGCGGGGTGAAGCGCTGGGCGGATCTGGTCACGGCGGTGATCCTGGCGGGTGTGGCGGTGCTGCTTCTGGCGGGCTGA